A stretch of the Meles meles chromosome 19, mMelMel3.1 paternal haplotype, whole genome shotgun sequence genome encodes the following:
- the RHPN2 gene encoding rhophilin-2, with protein sequence MTDALLPAAPQALEKESDSYFRKGCNPLAQTGRSRLQNQRAALNQQILKAVRMRTGAENLLKVATNQKVREQVRLELSFVNSDLQMLKEELEGLNISVGVYQNTEEAFTVPLIPLGLKETKDVDFSVVLKDFILEHYSEDSYLYEDEIADLMDLRQACRTPSRDEAGVELLMSYFIQLGFVESRFFPPTRQMGILFTWYDSLTGVPVSQQNLLLEKASILFNIGALYTQIGTRCNRRTQAGLEGAVDAFQRAAGVLNHLKETFTHTPSYDMSPAMLSVLVKMMLAQAQENVFEKICLPGIRNEFFVLVKVAQEAAKVGEVYRQLHTAMSQVPVKENIPYSWASLACVKAHHYGALAHYFAATLLIDHQLKPGADEDHQEKCLSQLYDHMPEGLTPLATLKNIHQRRQLGKSHVRRAVALHEESVREASLCKKLRDIEVLQEVLSAAHRRSQLKDAQLREDNDLLDLIEAPDIVSKTEQEVEIILPQFSKVTVTDFFQKLGPLSVFSANKRWTPPRSIHFTAEEGDLGFTLRGNSPVQVHFLDPHCSAALAGAKEGDYIISIRDVDCKWLTVSEVMRLLKACGGDGVDMRVVSLLDFTSSMHSKCATYSVGMQKTYSMICLAIDDDDKTDKTKKISKKLSFLSWGTNKNRQKSASTLCLPSVGVVRPQVKKKLPSPFSLLNSDSSLY encoded by the exons AGTAGCTACGAACCAGAAGGTTCGAGAGCAGGTGCGCCTGGAGCTGAGCTTCGTGAACTCAGACCTGCAGATGCTCAAGGAAGAGCTGGAGGGGCTCAACATCTCAGTGGGAGTCTACCAGAACACAGA GGAGGCATTTACGGTCCCGCTGATTCCTCTTGGTCTGAAGGAGACCAAGGATGTTGACTTCTCTGTCGTTCTCAAG GATTTTATCCTGGAGCATTACAGTGAGGACAGCTACCTGTATGAAGACGAAATAGCAGATTTGATGGATCTGAGACAG GCTTGCCGGACGCCCAGCCGGGATGAGGCTGGGGTCGAACTGCTTATGAGCTATTTCATCCAGCTGGGGTTTGTGGAGAGCCGGTTCTTCCCGCCCACCCGACAGATGGGGATCTTATTTACATG GTACGACTCGCTCACCGGGGTTCCGGTTAGCCAGCAGAACCTGCTGCTGGAGAAGGCCAGCATTCTGTTTAACATCGGAGCCCTCTACACTCAGATCGGGACCCGGTGCAACCGGCGGACCCAGGCTGGGCTGGAGGGTGCAGTGGACGCATTTCAGAGAGCCGCAG GGGTTTTAAATCACCTGAAAGAGACATTCACTCATACTCCGAGTTATGACATGAGTCCTGCCATGCTCAGTGTGCTGGTCAAAATGATGCTTGCACAAGCCCAAGAAAATGTGTTTGAGAAAATCTGCCTTCCTGGAATCCGGAACGAGTTCTTCGTGCTGGTGAAGGTGGCTCAGGAGGCTGCCAAG GTGGGGGAGGTCTATCGGCAGCTGCACACCGCCATGAGCCAGGTACCGGTGAAGGAGAACATCCCCTATTCCTGGGCCAGCTTGGCCTGCGTGAAGGCACACCACTACGGAGCCCTGGCCCACTACTTTGCAGCCACCCTTCTCATCGACCACCAGT TGAAGCCGGGAGCTGACGAGGACCATCAGGAGAAGTGCCTGTCCCAGCTCTACGACCACATGCCGGAGGGACTGACACCCTTGGCTACGCTGAAGAACATACACCAGCGCCGACAGCTGG GCAAGTCGCACGTGCGCCGAGCCGTGGCACTTCACGAGGAGTCTGTGAGGGAGGCCAGCCTGTGCAAGAAGCTTCGTGACATCGAGGTGCTGCAGGAGGTGCTGTCCGCTGCGCACCGGCGCTCCCAGCTCAAGGACGCGCAGCTCCGGGAGGACAACGACCTGCTGGACTTGATCGAAGCTCCCGACATCGTCT ctaAAACTGAGCAAGAGGTTGAAATCATCTTGCCACAGTTCTCCAAGGTGACAGTGACAGACTTCTTCCAGAAGCTG GGCCCCCTGTCAGTGTTTTCGGCTAACAAGAGATGGACACCTCCTCGAAGCATTCACTTCACTGCAGAAGAAGGGGACTTGGGGTTCACCTTGAGAGGAAACTCCCCCGTTCAAGTCCACTTCCTGGATCCTCACTGCTCAGCTGCG CTGGCAGGGGCCAAGGAAGGGGATTATATCATTTCCATTCGAGATGTGGATTGCAAGTGGCTGACAGTGAGTGAGGTCATGAGGCTGCTGAAGGCCTGTGGCGGGGACGGCGTGGACATGAGGGTCGTGAGCCTGCTGGACTTCACCTCGTCTATG CATAGTAAGTGTGCAACATACTCTGTGGGAATGCAGAAAACCTACTCCATGATCTGCTTGGCcatagatgatgatgataaaactGATAAAACCAAGAAAATCTCGAAGAAGCTTTCTTTTTTGAGTTGGGGCACCAACAAGAACAGACAGAAGTCAGCCAGCACCTTGTGCCTCCCGTCAGTTGGGGTTGTGAGGCCTCAAGTCAAGAAGAAGCTCCCCTCTCCCTTTAGCCTTCTCAACTCTGACAGTTCTTTGTACTAA